The proteins below come from a single Thalassotalea ponticola genomic window:
- a CDS encoding response regulator transcription factor, with amino-acid sequence MNKEFTSASEFSTIMIVEDDKVLSSLLKSYLEKSAHVVHQVFRGDQAVRNQLKIQPDLIILDINLPGKDGFNVCHELRSTYSGPVLFLTSSASEAEQLAAFNVGADAYITKPASPQLIVAHIEALLRRSKGKNALANRQKVIVGDISLSPGEQQCEVNGKPVSLSVFEFELLSLLMFNADKVLTRDDIYKLLLGREYDGSERSVDVRLSRLRDKLERHGVTQTQIKTIWGKGYLLTAQSQSSAET; translated from the coding sequence ATGAACAAAGAATTCACATCAGCCAGTGAGTTTTCCACCATTATGATTGTCGAAGATGACAAAGTGTTGTCGTCTTTATTAAAGTCATATTTAGAAAAATCTGCGCACGTCGTTCATCAAGTGTTTCGCGGTGATCAAGCGGTTCGAAATCAATTAAAAATTCAACCTGACTTAATTATTTTAGATATCAACCTACCGGGCAAAGATGGCTTTAATGTGTGCCATGAATTGCGCTCCACCTACAGTGGTCCCGTATTATTCCTTACTTCAAGTGCCAGCGAAGCCGAACAATTGGCCGCGTTTAATGTTGGTGCAGATGCCTACATCACCAAGCCAGCCAGTCCACAACTCATCGTTGCCCATATCGAAGCCCTGTTGCGTCGCAGTAAAGGCAAAAATGCATTGGCGAACAGACAAAAGGTTATCGTTGGCGATATCAGTTTGAGTCCCGGTGAACAGCAGTGTGAGGTCAATGGCAAACCGGTATCGCTGAGCGTTTTCGAGTTTGAATTGTTGAGCTTATTGATGTTTAACGCCGACAAAGTGTTAACTCGAGACGATATATACAAATTATTACTGGGCCGTGAATACGATGGCTCGGAACGATCGGTTGATGTGCGTTTGTCTCGTTTGCGCGATAAATTGGAACGTCACGGCGTTACGCAAACGCAAATTAAAACGATTTGGGGCAAGGGGTACTTGTTGACCGCTCAGTCTCAGTCGTCAGCAGAGACCTAG
- a CDS encoding acyl-CoA dehydrogenase C-terminal domain-containing protein encodes MADYKAPLDDMNFLLYDVFNAEQLWAESEALSEYLDRDTSDAILQECAKIAEQEIAPISRQGDEIGIQFDHGKVTTPPGFKQAFTTYSEGGWIGLGGEVEHGGMGMPKMLTALQEEIVCSADMAFSLYPGLTSGACLLLAKHGSDELKQRFLPNMYSGQWAGTMCLTEAHAGTDLGMMRTKAEPCADGSYQLTGSKIFITGGEQDLTENIIHLVLAKLPDAPAGSKGISLFLVPKLKVNDDGSLGEHNGVVCGSTEHKMGIHASATCVLNFDQAQGYLVGEVNQGLACMFTMMNYERIGVGIQGLGAGVRSYQNALEYAKERIQGRSLSGAKSPEQAADSIMVHGDVRRMLLSMKALNEGNRALAMYVSKQLDLSQYGSGVEQQKGGALTALMTPLAKAFFTDVGLENTIAGQQVLGGHGYIREWGQEQLVRDARIAQIYEGTNGVQAMDLIGRKLAANKGQYIGLFVDEVRQFIESHHSDRQLAEFIEPLAAAIDDLVNLTQSILTSAADNPEQLGSAANDYLHVFGYTALAYMWALMAKAAQGKQGDFYRAKLITARYFFARILPRRQSLAQSAASSASLLFELEDDLF; translated from the coding sequence ATGGCCGATTACAAAGCACCGTTAGACGATATGAATTTTCTGTTATACGACGTGTTTAATGCGGAGCAACTGTGGGCTGAGAGTGAAGCGTTAAGCGAGTACCTTGACCGCGATACCTCGGATGCTATTTTGCAAGAGTGTGCCAAGATCGCTGAGCAGGAAATTGCGCCAATTAGTCGCCAAGGCGATGAAATAGGTATTCAGTTTGATCATGGTAAAGTCACCACCCCGCCCGGTTTTAAGCAAGCATTTACAACCTATTCCGAAGGTGGCTGGATAGGCCTTGGCGGTGAGGTAGAACACGGCGGTATGGGCATGCCAAAGATGTTGACGGCGTTGCAAGAGGAAATTGTTTGTTCCGCTGACATGGCATTCTCTTTGTACCCAGGGTTAACCTCAGGAGCCTGTTTATTGTTGGCTAAGCACGGCAGTGATGAGCTTAAACAACGCTTTTTACCTAACATGTACAGCGGACAGTGGGCCGGTACTATGTGTTTGACCGAGGCCCATGCCGGTACCGATTTAGGGATGATGCGCACCAAGGCTGAGCCGTGTGCCGATGGCAGCTATCAACTGACTGGGTCGAAGATTTTTATTACTGGTGGAGAGCAAGACTTAACCGAAAATATCATCCACTTGGTGTTGGCGAAATTACCTGACGCACCGGCGGGTTCTAAAGGCATTTCACTGTTTTTAGTGCCCAAACTCAAAGTTAACGACGACGGCAGTTTAGGTGAGCACAATGGCGTAGTGTGCGGTAGCACGGAGCACAAAATGGGCATCCACGCGTCCGCCACGTGTGTTCTTAATTTTGACCAAGCGCAAGGCTATTTAGTTGGTGAAGTAAACCAGGGGTTAGCCTGTATGTTCACGATGATGAACTATGAGCGCATTGGCGTTGGTATTCAAGGGCTAGGTGCTGGCGTGCGGTCATACCAGAATGCGCTTGAATACGCCAAGGAGCGAATTCAAGGTCGTAGCCTTAGTGGTGCCAAAAGCCCCGAGCAAGCCGCTGACTCAATAATGGTACACGGTGATGTAAGACGCATGCTACTGTCGATGAAAGCGCTCAACGAAGGTAATCGAGCATTGGCTATGTATGTCTCTAAGCAACTCGACTTAAGTCAGTATGGCAGTGGTGTTGAGCAACAAAAAGGCGGTGCACTAACCGCGTTAATGACGCCTTTGGCGAAGGCGTTTTTCACTGACGTTGGTTTGGAAAATACCATAGCTGGACAACAAGTACTCGGTGGACATGGTTATATTCGAGAATGGGGACAGGAACAGTTAGTGCGCGACGCGCGTATTGCCCAAATCTACGAAGGTACCAATGGCGTACAAGCCATGGATTTGATTGGTCGTAAACTAGCTGCCAACAAGGGCCAATATATCGGCTTGTTCGTTGATGAAGTCAGACAGTTTATCGAAAGCCACCACAGTGATCGACAGTTGGCTGAATTTATTGAACCATTAGCCGCTGCGATTGACGATTTAGTTAACTTAACGCAATCCATTTTAACCAGCGCCGCCGACAACCCAGAGCAGCTTGGCAGTGCTGCCAATGACTACTTACACGTGTTTGGTTATACGGCATTAGCATATATGTGGGCGCTAATGGCGAAAGCGGCGCAAGGAAAACAAGGCGACTTTTATCGAGCCAAGTTGATCACCGCACGCTATTTCTTCGCGCGCATACTGCCTCGTCGTCAATCTCTGGCTCAAAGCGCGGCCAGTAGTGCGAGTTTATTATTTGAGTTAGAAGACGACTTATTTTAA
- a CDS encoding PhoH family protein, which yields MTEKPIIYVLDTNILLHEPFAFLSFDEHDVVVPMTVLEELDSIKDRAKDVSRDARVAIRALEDTLKDASPEQVLAGVPLPNTNEEHTQPGRLSIFNDFGLKQKKGALSHNDNDNRIINTALYLQEHNPDKRVVLVTKDINMRLKGKGAGVAYVEDYRSDQLVDDIKFLTKGYHKFEGDFWQNIKECESETTGRYTQHLLDKDILPSAFLNEYLVDDEKTFAGKIVGIEDEKMLVQDLGYERLMGRSAWGIHPKNIYQGMAFDALLDPDIDLVILTGPAGCGKTLLALASALENVVERGLYEKIIVTRSTPDIAESIGFLPGTEEEKMAPWLAAITDSLEVLHKQDESMHGSMNYIMEKANIQFKSVNFMRGRSLQNAVVILDECQNLTAAQLKTIITRCGEGTKMICSGNLAQIDSNYLTALTSGLTYIVERFKDYPGSATVNLNGVVRSSLASFAEENL from the coding sequence ATGACAGAAAAACCAATCATCTACGTATTAGATACCAACATCCTCCTTCACGAACCATTCGCGTTTCTTTCCTTTGACGAGCACGACGTCGTTGTACCCATGACGGTACTCGAAGAACTCGATAGCATTAAAGATAGAGCCAAAGACGTTAGTCGCGATGCCAGAGTGGCAATTCGCGCGCTAGAAGACACCCTTAAAGACGCATCACCAGAGCAAGTGCTCGCCGGTGTGCCGCTGCCCAATACCAATGAAGAGCACACGCAACCAGGGCGCTTATCAATTTTTAACGATTTTGGTTTGAAGCAGAAAAAAGGGGCGTTATCTCATAACGACAACGACAATCGAATTATTAATACCGCACTGTACTTACAAGAGCACAATCCCGATAAACGCGTGGTATTGGTAACTAAAGACATTAATATGCGCCTTAAAGGCAAGGGCGCAGGCGTCGCGTATGTTGAGGATTACCGCAGTGATCAATTAGTTGATGATATCAAGTTTCTCACTAAGGGATACCACAAGTTTGAAGGGGATTTTTGGCAGAATATCAAAGAGTGTGAGAGCGAGACCACGGGTCGTTATACCCAACACTTATTGGACAAAGATATATTACCCAGTGCTTTTTTAAACGAATACTTAGTCGACGATGAGAAAACATTCGCCGGTAAAATCGTTGGCATTGAAGATGAAAAAATGCTGGTACAAGACCTCGGTTACGAGCGTTTAATGGGGCGCAGTGCGTGGGGCATACATCCGAAAAATATCTACCAAGGAATGGCGTTTGACGCGCTTTTAGATCCGGATATCGATTTGGTTATTCTAACTGGACCAGCCGGTTGTGGTAAGACTTTATTAGCGTTGGCTAGTGCGTTAGAAAACGTCGTTGAGCGCGGTCTCTATGAAAAAATCATTGTCACTCGTTCTACTCCAGACATTGCTGAATCAATCGGTTTTTTACCCGGTACAGAAGAAGAAAAGATGGCTCCTTGGTTAGCAGCCATTACCGATTCATTAGAAGTGTTACACAAACAAGATGAAAGTATGCACGGCAGTATGAATTACATTATGGAAAAGGCCAACATTCAGTTTAAATCGGTCAACTTTATGCGCGGACGAAGTTTACAAAACGCGGTTGTCATCCTCGATGAATGTCAAAACCTTACTGCGGCTCAGTTAAAGACGATCATCACCCGCTGTGGCGAGGGTACGAAAATGATTTGCTCGGGTAACTTGGCGCAAATTGATAGTAACTACCTCACCGCGTTAACCTCAGGTTTAACCTATATTGTTGAGCGCTTTAAAGATTATCCTGGTAGTGCAACGGTCAACTTAAACGGAGTGGTGAGAAGCTCATTAGCCTCATTTGCTGAAGAAAACCTGTAA